Within the Trichoderma breve strain T069 chromosome 3, whole genome shotgun sequence genome, the region CTCATCATGCACCAACGCCGATCCCCCAAATCAAAGCCGGGCGAGCATGTCATTTGCGGCACTTTTATTCAATTTTCACTCTTCCATTGGCCTCTTTTGTTGTCCCTCCCCGGCCGGATGCAACCTCCGATTCATGCGCCGTGCTTTTGCAACGGAACTAAATAAAACAAGTGACCCCCAGTTTTGGTAAGATAGCGCAACGCACGGCATCAGAATGCAAACGCAAGATTCATTAGCACTGCCCTCCGTGCGCGCCCAGCGTTACACCAAGACAATGGCATTTCCCATTCAAATTCAAGCCGGCCAAGTTCTAGAACGAAATCAACATCCCGTAGCATTTGTACAACCCACCCCCACGAGACAGCATACCGGCCACCAACACACATGTTGCACCAAGTCAATATCCAATATACCGTTGCAAAGCCTCTCACAGCACCATGCATGTCTTGCAAGCATCCCGCCGCCCGCACACCGATCATGCATCTGTTGTCCGTCATGTGCATACAGAAAGCACACGTTGTTCATTCCAATCCCATGACGTCTAATGATGAGAATCCAAACCCGGAATCCAGAATCGGAATCTAGCCCATGTTCCCCAATGAAATGCCAAGCCCAACAATTCTCCGGGGTACTCGATATGGCTTGTTCATTCTGATATAGCCACGTGCATCTGGGGTGATGGATGAACACGGTGATTTGTTGAGAGATCTTTCGTGGCCTGATTCTGACGAAGGAGTCTAACAACGAcgtgaagagaagagactcACGGTTCATTTACCATTCTTTCCATGGCGGCAAAATCTCATTTCCATAGCTCACCTTCATGTTACTGCATACAAGACGGCGGCGGCTAAATTCTCCAAAATGTATTCGCTGATAAGCATCTACCACACAATAAGGCACCAGTCTCTTGCTGCCCAACCCCAATACCAGTAGTAGATCGGCCTTTTAAACGCAAGCGTGTCATCACAGCGTATCCTAGTTAGCAGCTAAATTGATCTAGAAACAACAAACGGATGCCGTATTGGATACGGTGAGGAGCTGAGCATAAACTAAGCAAGGAGTTCTATGCGCTCGACATGACTTCTTACGCTACAAGCTGCAAGTGCAAACAGAAAGTATAGGTACCTTAAGGTAAGGAATACATGAAAAGAATACATACCTGATCACTACCATGTACAGGCTGTAAGCTTCATGCATATGCGGATTCAATCTTTACAATCCAGTCGTGATAGACCTCCCCATTGCTTTTGAATATGGACGTGTACCACTGATTGTTACGTGAGGCTGGTATCGAGGCACTGACCCTGTGTGGTACAAACTTCGTCAAAAGGAATGGAAACACGGCTCAAGCGGCTCACTCTCAACTATATTGGTACCTTACcagaaaagggaaatccAGTATGAATAGCCGGTGTCGGGGGAATATTGAACTGCCGTTTTGTGTATATGGCAGTCTTGTTGCTGGTGCCGTCTTTGCTCCTTGCGCGCCAGTTGCAGCGTGTATCGCTTGATATTTTGCAGTTGGATTCGTTACATCAAGCACCAAACTACCCAAGTCTTAGGAAACTCTGTATTTTTAGAGTGACTATATGCATGAGAATCAGTTTGTTTATATCCATCATTCAACCAATCTCGATTGCAATACAATGTCTGTCAGAAACGGGAGAGCTCCACAGGCATCTTGTAAGACGACCATCAGTTATCACCTCCTCCATTCTCCTCTCAAAGTAACATAACATGAACAATATCTCCACATACCACACACAAGCAAGGCAATCTCTCACTTCTCTTATCATAACTCGCGCTGCTTGACGCCCGCCTCCTTCGTGATGTGAGGAGGCGTAGTGGCCCATTCGCgcatcagcagccaatgaAACAACCCTgtgcctctcctctctgcttGGGCTCCTCGATGCAACTCACCACGCGAGCTTTGGGCACCCAGCATCGAACCCCCTCTGCACATTGCTGACCCAATGCCTTTCCATTCGCCATATGCAAGCCCCCTCCATGCCAATCAACATACGATGGCTGTCACGAGACGCTCAAACAAGGATTACCAGTCGTGCATGCAGTCTAAAAATACGAGCTAAGTTGGTGGGAATAATAGTAGGAATAATATTGTATGGGTATGGTTATTCTTTTATAGTGTATAACTCCATGCAGCCGTTGCAGGAGGTAGAATCATATCCACCATTGATGAAAACTCCGAGATCAACGCCGTTCACCAAGAAGGCTGCTCTTATGCTTTTTAGCAACACCTTCATATATGTCATAAAACCTCGCATTAAATCAAACCTTGGTTAGTAGTATCTGATCATCCAATCTGTATGGTAGTGAATAACGAATAATTAtgaaatgagagaaaaaggaagggagaagggggagaggaaaCCTGTCACCAAGGTCAAACGTCTAACCCAAGGCAGCTCGCCTGGCATTTTCTCGCCCAATCTTCTTAAAGAATGCGctgctctccttcttcccttttcctttcttgaGAGCGCcattcatcttcttgttctgcTCAATGTAAGCCATATCTTGTCCACCGCTGAGCTCGCCCAGTGTACCGGCTGTTCGGCGGGCtgctcctttcttcttctttcggcCCATTGTACCACTGTGAAACAGGTCGTCCGTGAtatcttcatcgtccatcGTCTCATTCTCGACCAGCACCTTTTGTAGCAGCTCACGACGCTCAGTCGCCGTTGCAAATGCCAGTCCGGGCGTCTTTTCTATGTTTGCCAACTGGGTAATCACCTTGAAAGCATAGCCCTGGTCAACTAAAAAAGCCTGTCTCTTCGAGGAAAAGTACATTTCCTGCGTATCTTTAGAGACAAGAGAGTAGAAAAACGCATTGAAACCCTCGTCATTTCTGCGCTTGGCTCGAAGGATACGACCCAGTCTCTGGGCCTCTTGACGTCGAGAACCATAATGCGATGAGATCTGAATCAGGCATGTAGCCTCTGGCAAGTCCAGGGATGTGTCTCCAATCTTTGATAGGAATAGAGTATTGACTTGCGGGTTGTGTTGAAAGTTTTCCAACACTTGTAGGCGTTCTGCCTGGCCAGTACCGCCGTAGATGAAGGCCTTACCCAACTTTAACGCGTATGCTTTCAGCGCGTACACGTTATCCGAGAAGACGATAATCTTGTCACCTCTGGATTCGTGATAGTTAATCAGGTACTGACACGCCTGAAACTTGCGCGGGTTCATAATGTAGAGCAGGTTCTTCTTGCGCGATGGCGCCCGAAGATACTCGTCATAGAACTCGGTGGGCATAGGACACCAAACTTCGGCGCACTGCACTCGGGCAATGTGGCCTTGCTTGGACAGCTCCATCCAGTTGGCCTCGAATAGCTTTGGCCCAATGAGGAAATTGAGATCAGAGATTTTGTCGTCCTCTCGGAGCAATGTGGCCGTTAAACCCAGCTTAGAGTGCGTCTTGATGGAAGATGTGACTTTTCGGAAGATGTTGGCGGGCACGACGTGCACCTCGTCTAAGAGCATCAAGCCCCATTCTCGCCCGGTAAGAAACCTCATCATTTTTTCCGCATCGTACGATCGAGCTCTCGACTGGGTAACCATGGAATAAGTTGTGACGATGATACCGGTGCTTCCCGTGAAGACGCTGTTTTTGGAGTCCGATGTGAAGGCGACAATATCGTCTGGATTAATATTGGACCACTTCAAAAACTCGTTTCGCCATTGCACCACGGACATGGAACTCGTGCATAGCACAATGACACCCTTCTTGATAGTGCACGCTGCGGTAATGCCAACCAGCGTCTTTCCAGCACCGCAGGGCAAGACGATCAAGCCACTCTTGGCACGGCCGTTACCAAACATTTTGCTGAGACTCTTTTCCTGGTATGGTCGGATCTGGGTGCCGGGCTTGAGATCGATATCCAGCGTCGCGTTGACTTCATCTCGTCTAAAGTCGTACTCTTCGAGAACCGGGAATCCTAGGTTGAGACATTCCTTCTGAACCGTCTCGACATCTTTATCGGCAATCTCGAACGAGTGCGTCACCTCTtggtcatcgtcatcttcctcgccgaGTCGAGCGAGCACGTCGCCTCCCTGCATGGCTGGTTGGCCGTCTTGCGCTTGCTCGCCATTTGCTGGCTGCAAACCGTTCGCCTGCTTGGCACCCGCAGCATTCTTTGTACCAGGAATGACCAGGTTGCCGAGTTTCGGCGCGGCGGATGTCGTGATTTCTGCTGTCCCTTGAACACGAAGAGGGCCAATCCTGGGGTTCTTGAGTAGCATCTGTAGCATGTTGGGGTCTGGACTCTCGACGTAGTACTTGGTGTTCTTCAGGACGAGCTTGACCTTTCCGTAGCTCTGGGTGCAGCTCTCGATAAAGGATCGGATCTCGTCCGGCAGAGGCGTCTTGAGAAAGCGATCGAGGGTATTTATTATGTCATGAGGCGACAAGCCAACGGAAACCGCGGCGTAGAGACTATGCGTGGTGAGGGCATATTCATGCATAAACGTCGGGCGCGACAAGGGCTCGGCAATGGTAATGAGGAAGTCTTGGGCCTGCTCCGCCAGTGGATTGAAGCTCTCGAGGATGATTCTGCCCTTCTGAGGGTCAATCCAAAGCGGCCGGTTCTGGTGATCTTTCTTGAGATCGAGGTACGAGAAATCATTGCTACCAAAGATGTGCGGGAGAGGCTCCCGGATgtgatgcttcttctggtACCGCCCCAGTGAGAAGCGATCTATATTCTTGTCGATGtcctgctccagctcctcgtccAGCGGcgcatcgtcctcctccgccacctCATCGCCACTATCGATGCTGCGGGGAGTCGTGCCTCCAGGCGTCGACATGCGCGAGGACCGGCCAGCCTTGAGCCCTCCCTGCACGGCGCTGCTGCCTGCCTTTCTCTTGATAGGAGGCATCGTGATTCTGATTCTGCTACGAAAGAAAGAGACTGCGAGACGCAATCGCTGGTTTGATGgggagacgagacgagcGCGTCACCGCCGTGGATAGAAGGAGAAGTGGCGAGAACAAGCAAGCCGACGActgaggaaaaagaagaaagagagaaagattAATCAGAGTTCACGGTCATGCTCGACGAATAGATGACCGTCACTGCAGGCAGATGCTGACTAACCGAGCACCAAAGAGTCAAAGACGCGCCACCGAGAGGAAGAACTGTTCAGGCGGCCCCGACTAAGTAAATTGCGGAAGACAGTCCAGGGGGCCAGTGCACTAAAAGGCACCCCCACCAATAGCAGCTGCAGAGGGCGGCGTCTGGGAGACAAaacccaagaccaagagattctgcagcagctccagaaaTATCACCACACTCGTTACTAAGGACGAGATAAAGGAGGAATCCTATATCTCacccatctcttcttctccttatTCTGAGTCACTGCATATTCTCAAGCCTAAGAGGGACGAATCCAGCTTCGtcaacatctccaaccaTGTGGTACGCACGAAACAACCACCACAAACCCAACATCCAGCAAAGCAGCTAACCAAACCCTCCCAGCAAACACATTCTCAACGCCCAAGTCGCCATCCGGTCACCATGCTGTACGCCCCCCTCAAACAACAATCTCCCCATCTCCTTTCCACCACTAACATCAAACCTCAAAAAAGGCCGGAAATGGTTCGACTGCGCCGAATGCCACTCCGAACAAGAAACCCACCCCCTCAAGCAAAGCATGGAAATGACATTCGCCTGCAAAAAGTGCAAAAAGGTCTTCCGCAAGGACGCCGAGGAGTTCGACGAGAGCGACGAGTACTGCCCGCACTGCGACAACCACTATGTCCTCGAGGCAAAGACCCCCAAGGCCGCCCTGACCATCGAGGGCGACGACATTCGGATGGACAACAGGCTACTCAAGGACGAGAGGGTCCGGCAGGAAGGGCGGAGGACCATCTTCGACCCCACGCCAGAAGCTGACAAGCTTGGCTAAAGGCACCTATTCGAATAAGGGGGGAAGGGGGAGCATGGGCTGTGTATATATACAATTTATACGGTCGTTGTTTGGAAAGCACCTGTTTCGGCGTTCCACGGCATCACATTAATTGgagttcttttcttttcttcgttcATCAGCCGAGGTAGCAATTTTATTATGGCGTCCCTCTTTAAATCTTGCATATCATGTTGATACAATAGCATCTGCGCTCTAAAGTTTGCATTCCAATAAATACCATTTCCATTTATTCTCTATTCAGCAGCAGAGTCATCGCCGCTCCTCGTCAGGATGGCAGCGCTTCCGGTGCCCGGTGTTCGtcccgtcttcttcttggcagcctcctcctgcttctcttgctcaatctccttcacGTAGCCCTCAATCTCGTCCGTCGGCAGCAGCTCCATAGGTGCGCCGGGGGCCATGAGCGCGATCTCAATGTTCTTCGCACCAGTCTGTACCACTTCAAGGAGAGACTTTATCGCTAGCCGAATGGTGGTCTCCCGGTCCATGTCCTCCTTGTAGTTTCGCTCCAGGAACTCTCGAACCGTCTTGCTGGAACGGCCGATGGCATTTGCTTTCCTGTAATGATCAAGAGTCAGCCATCAGAGACTTGATGAAATGCATACAAGGGCCTTACCAGGCTGAGTAGATACCAGAGGGCTCGGTCTGGTACAATCTGGGCACCTCGCTTCCATTGTCAAATCCAACCACCAAGGTGCTAATACCGAACGGTCGGACACCTCCGGCCTGTGTATAGCGCTGCTGCACACCGGCAACGTATTTTGTAATGTACTCGATCGTGACGGGGTCCTCCACCGACAGACGGTGCGATTGGGCTTCTAACCGTGCCTTGTCGACGAGGATTCGGGCATCTGCATTCAGGCCGGCAAAGGCCAGGGCGACGTGGTGGTCCAGGACCTGGATCTTGGAGGGCGTAATTCTTGTGTCCTGCAGCTTCATCGCAGACCTCTTCTCACATCCCAGCACCACAACTTCCTTGCCTTTGACGCCGACAGCGCATGTTCCTATTCCCGAGAAAGTGTCAGTCGAAGGTGGGGGGGCGGGTGGGCAGACAGCTTCATCCAAACGGACCTCTCTTCACAGCTTCGCCGGCATATTCAACCTGGAAAACGTGTCCGTCGGGGCTGGTCTAAATGTCAGATGGACTAGGCGCGATAGTAGACACAGCTGCAGCGGGCACAAACCTGAAGACTAGAACACACAGCAAATGTCAGCAACCTGAGGATATCGATACCAGCCAGCGAGTGCGTAATAACTTACCGGACAGAGCTCTGTCGTAACCAGACGCCATGGCCGCTGACTATTGCAAGGGGAAAATTGATGCAATTATGATTGTTCGAGGCCACCCGAGTGCAGTTCTGGCGGTCAATGCTGTGGGCAAGAGgaggttgttgttgtttgtttctgGCACCTTGACGTCGATAATTGGGGGGGTCGATATGCTGGTTCTAGCGGAGCTTCGTCAGAGTGGCAGCCTACCTTGCCTGTGGCGGTACTTGGGAAaggctggagctggctggAGCTTCCCTGTGGCAGCCGCGCTGGGGGGAACGGAGAAACGTGATGGCGGGGCCGGTTTCAAGGTACGTACTCTATCCAAAGAGCGTGATCACATGACATCAATTCTCAACTGCAAAGTACTTTGTacctcgagcagctcgacTTACACGCGCATTGGGACATAACATGCTGAATGGAGTCGAATCAGCAACAAGACTCAATCAATCTGATGCACTTATAAAGAATAATACAACCAAATTAACTAAATCCAAATTGCTAAAACGATCAGTTAAGCTTAAAAAAatccgccatcttctttaCAACTCTCATTTTCAACGCCATAATCCCTTCCTCAATACCCAATCAAACAAAGCTTCGCAATACCGCAAAATCACGACATTCCCTCACACACCACTcacatcatctccaaactCTCCGCTTACACCGTGCTTCCCTGTTTCTATCAAGATAATCAAGATGCAGTTCGTATTCAATGCGTGTAATACCGATGCATGCACCCCTTACTCGCCTATCAAATCATCCAGAAACGACAGTACCAACATCATCCCATACACTGTACATCTACAGCAACGCTCACCCAATAATCCCATACCCCCACACTGTATCTCCTAACACTGCTATTCTTAGCCACCACATCACAGGCATGACCAATACTCGTGCATACACCCAAAAGAAGTTTGGGCCATGTATAATATTCAAGCTATAGAAAGTTGATGCaatcttccttttcttttttcccttctccccttaaaaaaaacttccCCTTCCTGAAGGAGGTGAGATGAATATTCCCCCGCTTGATTTCCCCCAAAAATGttccttctttgctgctgtctGTCCTTCCAACGGCAGTCCAGCTGCCTCCCTTATATGAAAAATCTCTATCGATTCTATCTGTTTAAAAAGTTTCAAATGTCGCTATACAAGTTATTCTACACTGTAATGTCATCGTTCGTTCtttgcctcgtcgtcgtcggttTTTGGTTGCAACCCCCCCTCGGTCAACTTATATGAGTTGGTTGGTTGATATGTGCGTACACTGATTATTCATTAGAATTTGGCCACTTCAGACCATTTGTGGGCTTGCAAAACACTCGTCACGGCCTGCGCCTTTGCCCACAGCCGCTTCTTGAAGCCGTCCAGCCACAGAATCTCAAGCACGCCATCCTGTGACGCGGCGTTGACGTCTCGGTAAAAGTCCATGGCAACCGTCATCGGCCCCAGGAGCAAGTCCGGCTGGACGGTCGAATTCAATGCTGAATCCAGTCCCCTGCAGATGTTGGCGGCCAGCTCTCGTCCGTCTTGGTAATGTGCCGGGTCGATTTGCAGGTTGGGCGGCAGTTCCGGCCACATGTTGGGATAGGCGTCAACAACCGGCTGGAAAATGGCCATGTGAATATGCTCGATGCAGCGGTGGAATGGGATCATGGCCATCCAGTAATAGACGAACATCAAGCCAGTGACTCCGTCCTTGAAGGTATATGCGTTCGCAAAAGGGATGGCGCCGCCGGGGCTCCTGAGCTCCTCGGCCCAGAATGGGTACGGGTGCTCTTCCGTTCCTCTGTAGGCCTCCTGCAGCCATTGACGGAATTGCGCTTCGACAACCAGACAATGATGCAAAAGCTCCTGGGCTTGTGTTCGGCGGGCAAGCGTTGCCTGGAGGTGGATGATTCGATCCATCTGCTCGAAGATAGCGGGAAGTTGAAGTATGATGTCAAACAGCTGGTCGAGGGCAGATTTCGGATGCTGGTCCCATGGTATCGTGGTCCATTCCGGTGCTCTCAAAAAGGTATCTCGTCTGCTCAGGAGAGCAATGCTCATCTATTTTGTCCAGCAATTAGCATTCGGAGAAAAGGGGAAGGGAAGATCCGGACAGCCAGCCAGAGGGGAAATCATCGACCGAGAACCTACAGCTACAGGGCGATATACCCTCACGAAGAAGTGGTGATTCGGAAAAGAGGCGAAATAGTGCGGACCAAGTCTGGTCATCTGTTCGGCCGTGAGCCTCCATGATGCGCCGGACGAATCGTGCTGTGTAAGTCATCTCCGAATTAGCTTCGACCGGACTTGAAGAGCGAACCTCGTCCGAGGAAATCCCGCGGTGATTTGCAAttgcaaaaacaaaacaccacGACGAGGAAACAGAAATGCaagaaacaaagcaaaacCCACCTCAAATAGAAACGCGCAATAGCTCTCTGTCGAGTCATGCTCAGAATTAGTGGCCTTTTGGCGCACAAAACATTGCGCATTCATACCGAAGGCATCGTCCGCCACCGGCAGCAACTCAGCCGCCGCGTAGGGAGGAAACTGTATAGCACTCAAAAGTCCCGCGGCGGATCCATCACCGCCGCCTTCACCACCGACAGCCGCCTCGAGTCTCGCCACGCTTTGCAAATTCGTCTGGAGCGCGGTGATGAGGGCTGGGAAACCGGTTCCCCCCTGGCCCCCGGGTGTCAATCGAACGTAGTCGTCCCACGCAGAGGTAAGTGGTGCCAGGGGTTGAAAGAGTTGAGGGCCgctgaagatgctgctgctgctgctgccaggcTCGTCCGAAGCCTTGACACTGGGGCTAGGGCTggcctttggcttcttggaaggtgtcgtcttcttcggatGCGAAGCTACACGGCCTTTGGTCTCGGGCGTACCAGTGATGAAAACTCGTTCTCTCTCATAGCCCTCGCAAGttctgccgctgctgatGCAGTTCTGGCAGAATGGACGCTCATTGCTGCACTATTTTCTCGACATGTTAGTTGCTGCCCGTGTtacatcttcctctttgcaTGTgtgtctgtctctctcttctttctcgtttctcttcatcataaTGTCTCATTTTTCATCGACAAAGGCGTATAAGtaaaggggggagggaagaggaagaacaaacCTTGACTCGACGCCTGCGGCAGGTCTCGCACCCCTTATACTTGCCCGGAACACCAACCATGATGTCGATCTTCGGACTCACGCgtgtgtatatatagatatatatttataattgTGTGTGCGAATATGTgcgtgtgtgcgtgtgtgaGCTTGAAacgtatgtatgtatgagAAGTTCGTGTATGCGCGAGCGCGTAAGTGTGTGTGTGGTCTCTTGTGGGGGGGAAGGCCGGCGATTTGTTCCTCAGCCTTTTCCAGAAAGAAATgggaagaaacaaaaaaagaaaaatgtcCGGTTCGTTCGTCGCTGAAAGCTGTTTGGTTTGGTCGGTGTCTATTGCAACCCGGCCCGCAgtcttgcttctctttgcCACCGCTTATCCTCTTTGCATCATCGTTGGGTCTGTTTTATATTTGTAAaag harbors:
- a CDS encoding type III restriction enzyme, res subunit domain-containing protein; translated protein: MPPIKRKAGSSAVQGGLKAGRSSRMSTPGGTTPRSIDSGDEVAEEDDAPLDEELEQDIDKNIDRFSLGRYQKKHHIREPLPHIFGSNDFSYLDLKKDHQNRPLWIDPQKGRIILESFNPLAEQAQDFLITIAEPLSRPTFMHEYALTTHSLYAAVSVGLSPHDIINTLDRFLKTPLPDEIRSFIESCTQSYGKVKLVLKNTKYYVESPDPNMLQMLLKNPRIGPLRVQGTAEITTSAAPKLGNLVIPGTKNAAGAKQANGLQPANGEQAQDGQPAMQGGDVLARLGEEDDDDQEVTHSFEIADKDVETVQKECLNLGFPVLEEYDFRRDEVNATLDIDLKPGTQIRPYQEKSLSKMFGNGRAKSGLIVLPCGAGKTLVGITAACTIKKGVIVLCTSSMSVVQWRNEFLKWSNINPDDIVAFTSDSKNSVFTGSTGIIVTTYSMVTQSRARSYDAEKMMRFLTGREWGLMLLDEVHVVPANIFRKVTSSIKTHSKLGLTATLLREDDKISDLNFLIGPKLFEANWMELSKQGHIARVQCAEVWCPMPTEFYDEYLRAPSRKKNLLYIMNPRKFQACQYLINYHESRGDKIIVFSDNVYALKAYALKLGKAFIYGGTGQAERLQVLENFQHNPQVNTLFLSKIGDTSLDLPEATCLIQISSHYGSRRQEAQRLGRILRAKRRNDEGFNAFFYSLVSKDTQEMYFSSKRQAFLVDQGYAFKVITQLANIEKTPGLAFATATERRELLQKVLVENETMDDEDITDDLFHSGTMGRKKKKGAARRTAGTLGELSGGQDMAYIEQNKKMNGALKKGKGKKESSAFFKKIGRENARRAALG
- a CDS encoding CHY zinc finger domain-containing protein, which produces MCKHILNAQVAIRSPCCRKWFDCAECHSEQETHPLKQSMEMTFACKKCKKVFRKDAEEFDESDEYCPHCDNHYVLEAKTPKAALTIEGDDIRMDNRLLKDERVRQEGRRTIFDPTPEADKLG
- a CDS encoding proteasome subunit domain-containing protein, producing MASGYDRALSVFSPDGHVFQVEYAGEAVKRGTCAVGVKGKEVVVLGCEKRSAMKLQDTRITPSKIQVLDHHVALAFAGLNADARILVDKARLEAQSHRLSVEDPVTIEYITKYVAGVQQRYTQAGGVRPFGISTLVVGFDNGSEVPRLYQTEPSGIYSAWKANAIGRSSKTVREFLERNYKEDMDRETTIRLAIKSLLEVVQTGAKNIEIALMAPGAPMELLPTDEIEGYVKEIEQEKQEEAAKKKTGRTPGTGSAAILTRSGDDSAAE
- a CDS encoding fungal zn(2)-Cys(6) binuclear cluster domain-containing protein yields the protein MVGVPGKYKGCETCRRRRVKCSNERPFCQNCISSGRTCEGYERERVFITGTPETKGRVASHPKKTTPSKKPKASPSPSVKASDEPGSSSSSIFSGPQLFQPLAPLTSAWDDYVRLTPGGQGGTGFPALITALQTNLQSVARLEAAVGGEGGGDGSAAGLLSAIQFPPYAAAELLPVADDAFGMNAQCFVRQKATNSEHDSTESYCAFLFEHDSSGASWRLTAEQMTRLGPHYFASFPNHHFFVRVYRPVAMSIALLSRRDTFLRAPEWTTIPWDQHPKSALDQLFDIILQLPAIFEQMDRIIHLQATLARRTQAQELLHHCLVVEAQFRQWLQEAYRGTEEHPYPFWAEELRSPGGAIPFANAYTFKDGVTGLMFVYYWMAMIPFHRCIEHIHMAIFQPVVDAYPNMWPELPPNLQIDPAHYQDGRELAANICRGLDSALNSTVQPDLLLGPMTVAMDFYRDVNAASQDGVLEILWLDGFKKRLWAKAQAVTSVLQAHKWSEVAKF